A region of Selenomonadales bacterium 4137-cl DNA encodes the following proteins:
- a CDS encoding isoprenylcysteine carboxylmethyltransferase family protein, with translation MSANHIRYTANAVITVFCLLVVLARLASLPASGRHLLWGGVAVVVSLLDIYFLVKSSFNRPKDIDTSPYGFLLGVVGSLGFVGSAVAIGYPVPDFPLAPSLRQAGGVVALLPYPFILWALLCLKDCLTVLPEAHGVVAHGIYKYSRHPLYMCYIVWAAANIMMFPSLPMIAVSVAHIAILVLRLKREEKLLLATFPEYRDYHRRTGLVGSLRFRLLLGE, from the coding sequence ATGTCCGCCAACCATATCCGCTACACCGCGAACGCCGTCATCACCGTCTTCTGCCTCCTGGTGGTCCTCGCGCGGCTGGCCTCCCTGCCCGCCTCCGGCCGCCACCTGCTCTGGGGCGGCGTGGCTGTTGTCGTTTCGCTGCTCGACATCTACTTCCTCGTCAAAAGCTCCTTCAATCGGCCCAAAGACATCGATACCTCCCCGTACGGTTTTTTGCTCGGCGTCGTCGGCTCACTCGGTTTCGTCGGCAGCGCCGTCGCCATCGGCTATCCGGTACCGGATTTTCCCCTCGCCCCCTCCCTCCGGCAGGCGGGCGGCGTTGTCGCCCTCCTGCCATACCCCTTCATCCTGTGGGCGCTCCTTTGCCTGAAAGACTGTCTTACCGTTCTCCCCGAAGCCCACGGCGTCGTCGCCCACGGCATCTACAAATACTCCCGCCACCCCCTGTACATGTGCTACATCGTCTGGGCCGCCGCCAACATAATGATGTTCCCCTCCCTGCCGATGATCGCCGTTTCCGTGGCCCACATCGCCATACTCGTCCTCAGGCTCAAGCGGGAGGAAAAACTGCTGCTCGCCACCTTCCCCGAATACCGCGACTACCACCGCCGCACGGGGCTCGTCGGCAGCCTGCGGTTCCGCCTCCTCCTCGGCGAATAG
- the corA gene encoding magnesium/cobalt transporter CorA: MPVRKRSIAGKAGLPPESLVHVGRDYGRDTRVTVLDYDAAGARERAAGDVAVLAAPRAANAVTWISVDGLHNVGLIEKIGAAFAIHPLVLEDILNTHQRPKQEDYGDYLYIVFQAFVLEQDGTMAGEQVSMIVGDGYVLSFQESGRELFKAVRERINSGKGRIRREGADYLAYSLIDTIVDNYFVVLEDLGERLEDLEDTLVTRPGQGTLQDIHYLKREMLFFRKALWPLREVIGALSRGESPLIRQTTLPYVRDAYDHTVQVIDTLETYRDILSGMLDIYLSSVSYRLNEVMKLLTIISTIFIPLTFLAGVYGMNFRYMPELEWEYGYPAVWAVMILAGLVMVRYFRRRGWL, from the coding sequence GTGCCTGTGAGGAAGCGAAGCATTGCCGGGAAGGCAGGGCTGCCGCCGGAGTCTTTGGTTCATGTCGGCCGCGATTACGGCCGGGACACCAGGGTTACGGTGCTCGACTACGACGCCGCCGGCGCCCGGGAGCGGGCCGCAGGCGATGTCGCGGTCCTGGCGGCGCCCCGGGCGGCGAATGCGGTGACGTGGATAAGTGTGGACGGGCTCCACAACGTGGGCCTTATCGAGAAGATAGGCGCCGCGTTCGCCATCCACCCGCTGGTGCTGGAGGATATTCTGAACACCCACCAGCGGCCCAAGCAGGAGGATTACGGCGATTACCTCTATATCGTGTTCCAGGCGTTCGTTCTCGAGCAGGACGGGACGATGGCCGGCGAGCAGGTGAGTATGATCGTGGGCGACGGCTATGTGCTTTCTTTCCAGGAGAGCGGCCGGGAGCTTTTCAAGGCGGTCCGCGAACGGATCAACAGCGGCAAGGGCCGCATCCGGCGCGAGGGGGCCGATTATCTGGCCTATTCGCTGATCGACACGATCGTCGACAATTACTTCGTAGTGCTAGAGGACCTGGGGGAACGGCTGGAGGATCTGGAGGACACCCTGGTTACCCGGCCGGGGCAGGGGACGCTGCAGGACATTCATTACCTCAAGCGGGAGATGCTGTTTTTCCGCAAGGCGCTCTGGCCGCTCAGGGAAGTGATCGGCGCGCTGAGCCGCGGCGAGTCGCCGCTGATCAGGCAGACGACCCTGCCATATGTCCGCGATGCGTACGATCACACCGTTCAGGTCATCGATACGCTGGAGACTTACCGCGACATTCTGTCAGGCATGCTGGACATTTACCTGTCGAGCGTCAGTTACCGGCTGAACGAGGTTATGAAGCTGCTGACGATCATCTCGACCATCTTTATCCCGCTGACGTTTCTCGCCGGGGTTTACGGGATGAACTTCCGGTATATGCCTGAGCTGGAATGGGAGTATGGGTATCCCGCGGTATGGGCGGTGATGATTCTGGCGGGACTGGTGATGGTGCGCTATTTCCGCCGGCGCGGCTGGCTGTGA
- the cpaB gene encoding Flp pilus assembly protein CpaB: protein MAKLSPKGLVAVALVFSLAAAVLVYSYLKGLADQTVRQGLPVVVAKADIPPKTKMTADMLQVVNVPPEYIQPGAVQEVGKAVGAVVRDKIVAGEQITQRRLFIAGQSSGFTGIIPPDKRAVSVAVTEVTGVAGLVRPGDYVDVIVTFDTNIIGEHLSQIFLQNVRVLAVNRETETGAPEGAKKEASSKMTVTLAVSPDEAARLTVAEEKGKIRLVLRPYLPSDVMVVTNALKPRDIVNASAPPAAPQAATGGAAPAPSPKGIQVIRGTKTEMIPVN, encoded by the coding sequence GTGGCAAAGTTATCACCCAAGGGGCTGGTCGCCGTTGCCCTGGTTTTCAGCCTGGCAGCGGCCGTGCTTGTCTATAGCTATCTTAAGGGCCTGGCCGATCAGACCGTAAGGCAGGGGCTGCCGGTGGTGGTGGCTAAGGCCGATATTCCGCCGAAGACGAAAATGACCGCCGATATGCTGCAGGTGGTGAACGTGCCGCCCGAGTATATCCAGCCGGGAGCGGTGCAGGAGGTCGGCAAGGCTGTGGGCGCGGTGGTCCGCGATAAGATCGTCGCCGGCGAACAGATCACCCAGCGGCGGCTGTTCATCGCGGGCCAGTCGTCCGGGTTCACGGGGATTATACCGCCGGACAAGCGGGCGGTGTCGGTGGCGGTGACGGAGGTGACCGGCGTGGCCGGTCTCGTCAGGCCGGGCGATTACGTGGATGTGATCGTGACATTCGACACCAATATCATCGGTGAGCATCTTAGCCAGATTTTCCTCCAGAATGTCAGGGTGCTGGCCGTTAACCGCGAGACCGAGACCGGCGCGCCCGAAGGCGCGAAGAAGGAGGCGTCGTCCAAGATGACGGTGACGCTGGCGGTGTCGCCCGACGAGGCGGCCAGGCTTACGGTGGCCGAGGAAAAGGGCAAAATCCGGCTGGTGCTGAGGCCCTATCTGCCGAGCGACGTGATGGTGGTAACCAACGCGCTGAAGCCGCGCGATATCGTGAACGCCTCCGCTCCTCCGGCGGCCCCTCAGGCTGCGACGGGCGGGGCCGCTCCGGCACCGTCACCCAAGGGTATTCAGGTTATCCGCGGTACAAAAACGGAAATGATTCCGGTCAACTGA